The genomic region GCATGATGCTTGCAATGATCATCGGTATGTCGCGGAAGCGAGCGCACAGCGGGCCAAGGATCAGGGAAATGAACACGCCGTTGAGGAAGATCAAAAAGATCGCCGGAATGAACAGCAGTGCCGACCAGCCTGGATTAATTCTAAATACGGCAATGATGATGAAATAGATGATGAAGTTGTGCGCAAAGGTCAGCAACTGGCTCCAAACGAACTGGTAAATATGGATGCTGAGTGGCATACGAATTTGCCGCAATGAGCCACCGGCCGCGCTGAAAATGTTGCATGCACCGATAATGACGCCGCTGATCAGTCCCCAGGTGATCAGCCCGATCGCAAGATTCGGCAGATAATGCGCTACATCGACCTTCATGATCTGAGAATAGAGCAGGCCGAGGCCCATCACCATGACGCCCATGGAAAGCGTCAGCCAGAAAGGTCCAAGCACCGAACGGTTATAAAGACGTTTGACGTCCCGCCATCCAAGGTACAGCCAGAGCTCTCGGCGTTCTACGCCCTGCCAGAGATCAGCCAGGGCGGCCCTCAAATAATTTCTTTGGCTGAGCATCATTGTCTTTCGTGCAAATGCTATTGGCGCCGTCGCCGGCAATACTGGGAGGGAGGATTAGTCGACAAGCGGTTCAAAAACAAGGCACGACAAGTTTCAAGAAGCAAGCGTAGGTCCCTCGTCGTTGCGCGGCGGCCAGGCGAGCGAAAAATCCTCGTAATTCAGCGTAAGGTTGGGACTGTAGGCCGGATCCGGCCGCCGATATGTTTCCCAGCGCGCGTGCATATAAGCGATCTCCTGTCGGAACCGTTCGACCTTCTCCGGAGTGTCATCAAGGCCGCGGGTTGCCGATTCATGATGATAGAGGTCAGCGTAGGGTGTCCAGACGTTGCGGTAACCCGCCTCCTTTACCTTTAGACAGAAGTCCACATCGTTGAAGGCGATCTTCAGATCGACCTCGTTGAGACCACCAACCTCCTCGAATATTGACTTCCTGATGACAAGGCAGGCCGCAGTGACGGCACTTAAATCCTGCGGCAATTCGGCGCGACGGAAATAGCCGGGCAATCCCCGCTTCAGCTGTTTATGCGAATGGCCAGCCACACCGCCAAGGCCTATGATCACGCCGCCATGCTGCAGCGTATCATCCGGATACCACAAACGTGCCCCGACGGCCCCAACACCATCTTGCATTGCCAGGCTCATCATTTCGCTCAACCAGTCCGGGCTGATGACCTCGATATCGTTATTGATCAGCACAATGTAATCACCATTGGACATCTCGACCGCCCGATTATTGAGCGCAGAATAATTGAACGGCCGCTCGTCTCGCTCAACGCGGACACGTGGATTAGTTGCAATGTCGCGGAAATAGGCGAGCGTCGCTGGATCGTCCGAATTATTGTCGATGATGATGATTTCATAGGCTGCATAGCTGGTCGCTTGCAGGATGGACGTGACACATTGTCGGACCAGATCGAGCCCATTGCGAGTAGGGATGATGAGGCTCGCTAGTGGCAACTGTTGTGGAAGGCCGTAACGGGTGCGATACATCCCCGTCTCCAGGGTCTCCACCGTGGCATCGATGCCAAGACGTTCAAGATGTTCCGCGAGCGCCTTCCTGCCGGCAACAGCGGCGTAACTCTTGTTACCGCTCCCCTGCGCGGTGCTGTTTGAATGCACCCGCCAGTGATAGAGAACACGTGGTATATGTCCGATCCGATCGGCGCTGAGCCCCTCGGAGAAACGCAGTACAAGATCATAGTCCTGAGAGCCCTCGAATCCCCTACGAAATGCGCCAATTGCCCTCACTCGCTCAATCCTGAAGGTGCTTAAGTGGCAGACCATGTTATGCGAACGCAGTAACTCGACATTCCAATCCGGCTTGAAGTAGGGATCGAACCGGCGCCCGTCCTCAATCTTGTCCTCGTCGGAATAGACAAGATCGAGATCCGGATTTGCAATTAGGGTTCTCGAGACATGATAGAGCGCATCCTCAGTCAGGAGATCGTCCTGGTCCAGAAGCGTCATCCACTCGCCGGTCGCAAGAGCCAGTGCAGAATTGGAGGCTTCGGAAATATGACCGTTTACCGGTCGATATGTAACCTTGATGCGTTCGTCGTGGACCGAGTAGGACTCAAGCAATGCCTTGACGCCGTCAGTCGTTGATCCATCTTCAGCAATGCACAACTCCCAATTGAAGTAGAGTTGTTTGCGAACCGATTCAATCGCCTCCACCAACCAAGAAATTTTGGGGTTATAGACCGGCATTATGATCGATATGAGCGGCGGGTTCTGCCATTGTCCGATTTTACTTCGGATCGTCTGGCGCGCTTTGTCGTCTAGTATCGCGTAGGTTTCGAGCCATTTTGAGTAGTCGCTGCTCGCAGCACCTCGATGTCCCAGCGAGGTCCTGACGGAGCGCCACGCATTAACGACGCCGTTAGGACCGTCGCGTGAAAGGATACCGACAGCCGCTGCAGCCAGCCTGCGGTAGCCGCCCCTATGCTCAGCAATGTTGTTAATCGTGTAAAACGCGCGCATTAGATTTGCAATTTGAGACCCAAAGGCGCGATAGGGAGCAGTCACGCGCCAACTGGTGGATAGTTGCATGGTTTCAAGTGCCGTGCTGACCTGCGTCTTCATTTCAAGCGCGTGCGAGAGTTCGTCCTGCATTTGGCGGATTTGCCTATCGTGATCTTCGGTCAATCTCTTCATGCGGTGATCGAACAGATTCTTGAGAGCCTCAATTTGAGCGGCTACCCGCATTCTGAGGTCTACAAGGCGGGCAGCAGCTAGCAACTCTTTCTCATCCGTAGGCTCCTCTCGGCGCTCCAGAAGAATCACAGAGGCAAGATCCAAGCCGGGGTCGTAACAATCTTTAGGTGCGAACCCAATAAGTTCGGACAAGCAGTGCATCAGGGTCTCTGGAACAATGCCGCCGTCATCTGTGCCCCCGTCCACGACACTTAATAAAACCAAAGCTGGTTTAGGCCTCAAACAACGGAGCGCATCGTAGGCGATCCTACCGACAACAGTCGTGATAACAACCAAATCAAAATGCTCGGTTGTAGCATCAAGATCAGCGAGATCGCGAGCGTAAGCTTTGATCGATGCATCACGCAAAACTGTCGCGAGTTGGAGGCTGTGCGGACCCAATACAAGTACGGTGTTGGGCCGAATATCGAGGGAGATTCGTTTTGCGAGCTTTGAGAAAAAAATGGGCGGGCCAGACGCGGGCTCTGTATGAGAAGAGTAGATTGCCTTCTTTTGTTCGCCATTGCCGCCATTATACGCGCGCCCTGCTTCTCTCTTCATTCACCACTAGCCCTTACAGTCATTATGGACGCAATCGTATTGCCTTTTCTGAAGCCGATTTCAACAGGCGACCTCTTAAGACCCCAAGCAATCAGCAACTAGCATCAGCTTGGGCTGTTATAGCCCGGTTTCAACCAAAAATCGTCATCGAACACAAGTACGGCAAGGCTGGGCCAGGTGACTGAACGGGTGTTTCGCTGTCCCAATGCAATGGTCTTTTACCTGCACAATCACTGACGGAAACCGGAGAGCGAGCTTCGTCACGGCAGCGCTTAGGCTTCGCGCGCGTTCAATTGCCGGCAGTTACGTGGATCGAAACCGGCGCCATTATTGCCGCCCAGGCGCCCCATTCGCGACCCTCATCGACAAGCCTAACCACCGTTCGGCGAGCCCGGCCACAGCTATCCCTTCCGCTGATCTTTAACCACCACCACTGATGTTCGCTTATTGCATCGAGTGTGAGTGTCTCAAAAGCCCCGCCTTCTTCGCTGATCTGGACCTCCAATCCCGCCGAAGTTGGCCCTCTCATTACTCCGACATACGTTTCCATGCATTCGCCCATGCTATTGTCGATCATATAGGTAATGCTGCCGGTGGCGGTGTCGTCTCCCTGCCAAGTTGACCGGACGATCGGGAAGACGCCGTCGTTGGGTTGGGCGGGTGCTGGAAGTTTGCCCGCCTGCTCGTTGAGTGAAAGTCCTAAGTCGTATTCGGCTTCCACGGCTTTCTCTGGTTGTTGGCGAGAAAAATAGCGATTTGGAAGCGGAAGGGCCCGCTCGTATCGGCACAATTCCATATCATTCCATTGAGCGACCAAGTATATTTTGCGGTCAAATGCCAGATCGCCGTTATGCACGGGAACCACAAACTCGAACATGCCGCCAATTGCACTTCTGGCGGGAGGTGCATAACCGATAATATTTCCGAAGATATTCGTTGCAATCATCCACTTAGGCGCCTGCCCTGTCTGATTACCTTGAATACGTCCCAAAACCTGCCACGAACTTCCGTCCAACCGGGAGGCATGCTCCACGACTAATGTCTGACAGGACGTTAAATCAGGAGCGCTGCTGATTTTGCTGCGGCCAAGCATTGGTAGACCGAATTCGGGCGAAAATATATTTAGCCTATTCGCCCGCAGGTATTCCATTGGTAAACGAATAGCTTCGGGGGCCGGGTAGAGTTTGGCGAGCACATTGTCAGACATTACGTCGTTCAAAACGAAATAACCAGCGGAAGTCAGCGCCTCACTTCGAGCTGTCATCTGGTCGAGATTGTCGGGACGTAATGCGAGGACCACGGCTAGGCCGAGGCCAATCAGCGCAAAGACACACGAAAAAAGTCCCTGCCAAGCACCCGCCTCCCGTCGAGTGGCAAAAAA from Rhizobium rhododendri harbors:
- a CDS encoding ABC transporter permease codes for the protein MMLSQRNYLRAALADLWQGVERRELWLYLGWRDVKRLYNRSVLGPFWLTLSMGVMVMGLGLLYSQIMKVDVAHYLPNLAIGLITWGLISGVIIGACNIFSAAGGSLRQIRMPLSIHIYQFVWSQLLTFAHNFIIYFIIIAVFRINPGWSALLFIPAIFLIFLNGVFISLILGPLCARFRDIPMIIASIMQLAFFMTPIIWSAQTLEGRGLVLNANPFYHFIEITRDPLLGGTGTLMNWGACIGITIALGIAGIAFFSRYRARVVYWS
- a CDS encoding glycosyltransferase family 2 protein, giving the protein MKREAGRAYNGGNGEQKKAIYSSHTEPASGPPIFFSKLAKRISLDIRPNTVLVLGPHSLQLATVLRDASIKAYARDLADLDATTEHFDLVVITTVVGRIAYDALRCLRPKPALVLLSVVDGGTDDGGIVPETLMHCLSELIGFAPKDCYDPGLDLASVILLERREEPTDEKELLAAARLVDLRMRVAAQIEALKNLFDHRMKRLTEDHDRQIRQMQDELSHALEMKTQVSTALETMQLSTSWRVTAPYRAFGSQIANLMRAFYTINNIAEHRGGYRRLAAAAVGILSRDGPNGVVNAWRSVRTSLGHRGAASSDYSKWLETYAILDDKARQTIRSKIGQWQNPPLISIIMPVYNPKISWLVEAIESVRKQLYFNWELCIAEDGSTTDGVKALLESYSVHDERIKVTYRPVNGHISEASNSALALATGEWMTLLDQDDLLTEDALYHVSRTLIANPDLDLVYSDEDKIEDGRRFDPYFKPDWNVELLRSHNMVCHLSTFRIERVRAIGAFRRGFEGSQDYDLVLRFSEGLSADRIGHIPRVLYHWRVHSNSTAQGSGNKSYAAVAGRKALAEHLERLGIDATVETLETGMYRTRYGLPQQLPLASLIIPTRNGLDLVRQCVTSILQATSYAAYEIIIIDNNSDDPATLAYFRDIATNPRVRVERDERPFNYSALNNRAVEMSNGDYIVLINNDIEVISPDWLSEMMSLAMQDGVGAVGARLWYPDDTLQHGGVIIGLGGVAGHSHKQLKRGLPGYFRRAELPQDLSAVTAACLVIRKSIFEEVGGLNEVDLKIAFNDVDFCLKVKEAGYRNVWTPYADLYHHESATRGLDDTPEKVERFRQEIAYMHARWETYRRPDPAYSPNLTLNYEDFSLAWPPRNDEGPTLAS